The Littorina saxatilis isolate snail1 linkage group LG1, US_GU_Lsax_2.0, whole genome shotgun sequence nucleotide sequence TACCTCCTATTTAGACTCCCTCCCTCTTCTCACTGTGactgttttctcacattttttaaggtcttaaaaaggggttctactgtactgatTTCACCACCAAGTGAGGGGTTAGAAGCCTTGCCTTAAGTATGGGTATTTTGTAAATGTTAGCCTAAAATAGTCTGTGGAAAGTTTCTCACCACAATGAGTTCATCTTGCTTGAGACGCAGCCTTTGACAGGTCTCAGCCAGACATGTGACCAGCCCAAGGTGACCCACGGCTAGGATGTCCTCCATGTTCTTGCACAGCTCGTCAAACAGCGACTCCATCTGTTCATCACAGTCACGCACAACTTAACAGATCGCAAGCAAATATaacatgatgtcatcaaagacaatttttaaaaaacaaaacaaaaacccacatGTTGGTGAATCAtcttgaagaattcacacctaGAATTCCATAATCATCTGTCCATCAGTTTTTCAGAAATTGCTCtacacatgtatatatacacaaacacacacacattaaacatGTACACCGCCATTTCTACCagaatacatttagtcaaagattgactttttcttcttgtcgttcgctgcaAAGATTGACTCAATGCAATAAAAAGCTGCTCAGGGTATAAATCCTCACCACTGCCTTTTCCTTCACAGCAGAGATGAAGCTCTGAAGGACGTAGTTTGCCACGGGGTGAATGGCATAGTACAGGAGCTTGCCTTGAAGTAGTGTGTCAAACACCTCTTGCAGTATCTCCACACAGCTCAGCTTGAAAATCACCTCTAGCAGGTGAGACCCCACAGTGTCTTGTGCTACATCGGGGATGCTGTTttgaagaaaacacacacacacacagagccagtAAATGATATTTTTATCTGGAATTTAGACTCTAACTCTAAAACTTTATTACATAGGGATTATAGCTtcaggtccatatggtcctttcttacattTACAGCTAGTCCTTGCAACAACACAATCATAGACTATGAAACAAGCAATGAGCAGACCAAAGATTCAGAACGAGACCTAATTTTGACCGCTGCACAATATCTGCTTCGTTCTGTAAAATTTCCCGACAAAATGTTGTGCTGGGGAATTACTGTCTTGAAAAAACCCTGTGAAATAGGGTTTGGGGGGGTTTAAAGGCCCCCGACCAAAACCGATTTTTGGCATTTTTAGAGGGTATCAGGAGGCCTCTTAgggaatttatttatttctggaCAGTGTAGATCAGGACGTGTGTACTAAGTCATATATAAACTAATAAAGTGATcttttcattcagtttttttTTTCGGATCAAATTTTTGTCCTCAGAGATTATTTTTCTTTCTATGAAAACAAATCAAGCTTCCTCTGAAATTCACGGATCTGAGGAGAATTCCCCAGCGTGAAATATGTTTGCAATTGGCAGTTCTTTTTGGTAGCAGCCTGCTCACAGTACCACATCATACAACAATATTAACCATCCAATACATCCGACAACTTTACCGGTCCTGAGGTTTGTCCGTTTCTGGTGAAGCACATGTCTGCACCACTCTGTGGAGGATCTTCTTGCAGTGTTTCTGACACAGCTTAGATTCCGTCTTCTGCCACATCATCAGTACAGCTTGCATGAGCAGACTGAAGAAggggtcttttaagtgcactgTACAACCAAACACTGAATATTTAGGTGAGATCATAGCGGAAGAAAGTAGATAAAAAACCAACTTTTGTTTAATGCTTCCTCCTGGTGCTTTATACTACACCGGCAAAATAATTTTTACACAAATATATTCAAAACAATTTAAGTAAAATCTAGTTTTGAGCGGAAGGAAAAAGGTCGTTAAGTCTACATGTTTCTGACCAAAACAAAGCTGTTTAACATTTGGGCCATACCCCTGAAAAAATAACCTGCACTTTTTTGACAAGCAGGGTAACATGTAATGATAATAAGCAGTAAATCTAAGCAATGACAAACAAAAaaggcacacaaaaagcaagcaaatgtaaccgagtgccgaaacaccacaatcacctttggaggcgaagtccaatcaaacaggattgagaattttaggaaaaaaaaaaaaagtctgtttacggtaacataggcaaaaaaaaaatagggtcggtaggtcgggattttttttctttttttttcccccccaaaaaacagactttttaaaaaaaaatatttcttcttccccaaatgcccaaaaaaagtctagggtcgcgcgaaaaaatagggtcggttgggataccgtaaacagactattttattTTGGccttagagcttatttctaagccctataaaaactgttatgcattcgcaaaggaatcaatgaacatacagagagacaaaagccgccagaccccatcacaaacagaactctacaatccacaggtgttgccttgcgagctataaatagctcgcaacttctaaggcgaacaactgtgcagagtctgctgtgaagggcggcggtagtctccctgtcacacaaacaaccaaccaaaccatCATTCCAAGCAAGCAATCAGCggaacaatcacacaaacaaaatataaatcTTTGCAAACTAATACCTTCATAGTCACAAGTGCGAAATAGCTTTTCTGTATACTTGTCAAACAGAGGTTTGAACTCGTCCGGAAGCCCTGTCTTCTGCACTGGGGCTACCTGATCTGTAAAAGTACAAAAGCTGAACTGTCTGTTAATGTTTCAGAAATAAATATCAATACTGTATGTGAATGCTATAAGTAAAACTGGTGCTGATCTTAACATGCTGTTAGCACCCCAAACCTTGTgtatctcatgcacacacacatgtgcctGCACATACACGAACACATCTTTAACATTTAAAAATGAATGTCAGCActatttcatatatatatatattagatcTGAAAAGCATTCCATATTCTTCATTTCTAAAGAGAAATCTGACAACAGTATGTCACAAAAATATCCTGAATGTGAAACTAGATGACTGACCCAATCAGTGAATCACCTTGCCAAAGACACAAACAATGCTAACCTTCCTCTTTCTCCAAGCTCAAATTGAAATAATAGTAGAAACTCTTGTTTCTTATCAAAGCTACAACTGAAGATAAGAAAAAAGTGACTATAGGTGAGATGATACAGTATAATCTATAAATTACCGACAGTAATCATTTACCCATCCAGAGAACATCTTGGCACAACCTTTATTCTCATTTCTactgtttgttgtgtcaatattCCCTGGATGTATACATTTTCACTGTTGTGTTATTTatcaatttattttaaaaaaattaaaagcttCAATAGCTTTTATAGAGTGTACCTTTGCCTTTACGACCATATCCAGATCTTTGACTCTTCTTCAGTTCGTGAGCGACGGGCACACCGCTCAGTGCCTCAAGCAATGCTCGCAGCACATGGCTCCCATACACGTGAGTCACCAGGGTCTCAAAATGAGAGTCAACAAACTGCCACACTGTCTCAAAGCTTTCTAAAAACACATCCTGTGAGACATCATCTTCTTCGTCATCTTCTGCACCATGTGTCGGCTGGTTGAAGAAAAGCGGAAGTTTCTGTACGAGGCTCTCAAAGACGTGGCTGGCAAAGCGGTCCAAGAAAGCCACAGTGAGGTCAGAAACTGCAGCCACAAACAGCACGCGGAGGTTGGACGGTGAGGCGACTGCAATGAGCGATTCAATGATGGTGCTGACTGTCTGGTTTTGGGCCACCTTTACTACCTCTTCCGTCAGAATGGTGAAGGCATTATTGAGGAAAATACCTGCAAGTTTAAAGAGGAACAATTAGTATTTTCAATGCAAATTTTGATATTCCATCAGCCTGTACAATGACTCGAATGAGTTGATGTTTTTTGTTAAAGCTAGTCACTGTGAAGGAACCGATGCATTGACACACGCCAGTAAATACAGCACCCTATACTTACGTGACATGTATGTGACTATCCCCCaaattcgatttattcgaaaacgcaccgagcggtgttgctgatcgaactttggaccaTATATTCCTCCCCTTGGATTCTAGTTTGTGATGATCaatggtattttgactttgaaattagcttcagcgcaaaatatttcttttcttagtcaagggacgtaaccgctCAGTGCGTTTTCTAATAAATCGAATTTGGGGTAAAATCGATCGAATTACATCACAAATCTGTTTCAGTTGCAAGATCTTGCCATGAGTTTCTCAATCAAGATAATTCTTCCGCTTGAAATTGGCAAAGAAACATTCAGTCTGAAGATAATTTTACATCACGTGCTGTATTTACTGGCGACTGGCGTGTTGCATTGACCGATTTGTCGCATACTCCATGCATAGACCTGTGCACTGAAGACTTGTACAAATCTATTCTTAAAACAAGCACTGGGATGATATAGGTTCCCTAGACATTTAAATATGTAATAATAAATCCAACAGAACAATGCACAAACAAAGCGCTTATTTAACTTTCGCACTGGCTATACGcactcggagtgtatacaggggTCAGAATCTTGTATACACTCTGGCGTTAACTTCTGGTCGTGAAGCTAATTTGCCATTCGACACCACTTTGTGATAGGAACGCAGAGCAGTTGATTATAAGAGTACAAAGAATCTGATGTTGCACGGCCTTTGCTGTAAGGTAGATTACATTATCGGGGTGAACTTAAAGGACCAGACATTGAACCGCATCAATTAACACACAGAGTGACATTCGACGTCATTTTGCGAAGGTACGCTTCACTTTTGATTCACGGTATCAAAGTACGCtgggaacaaacacagacaaaaacaaacacacacacgaaactgaTGCTTCACGGCAGATTATTGTCGGAGTTTGGAACACATTTGGAGTGTTTATCGACCTAGAAACGATTGTATACTATGTGAATGTACATTATTTGTCAACCCTCAGGATTAGGATCAGGAAAAGAGATGATGGAAGTCCATACATCAGACTGatttttcattggctacttcctaacgacttgttagggggcatttcattggctacagatttgtaacactaacagagcttttcattgtcggagtgtatacagaccCATCGATCTTGTATACACTCGGAGTGcgtatccaggtttcccaattgcttcgtttccggccgaattatgtggagcacgtgatgcgcacaaacaAATATTGGCGGtttagaagtgtcgtctgcgcaatgatcgcggcggctttcttgaccgccaaggacgaccacgcacgttgtgagacgtcattcgttagacctcaataggcTAGCTTTTGCctttaactttaaaaaaaaatttaacttAAAAGCGAAAGAAACATCAGGCACAGGCGTATATCCCGTCACATAATACATACATATTTGAGATCTAACTCTTAGCCTCCTGGATGTTAGAAGAACACAGCTTAtaatatcagagagagagagagagagagagagagagagagagagagagagagagagagagagagagagagagagagagagagagagagagagagagagagagagagagagagaattctaCGCGTATACTTTTCTCTTCGTCATTTTTATCTTGGAACTCGCTcaatgtgtctgaaacacgtcgGTAGTAGGTCATTGTGTTCTCATCAAGATATCCCTTTTTATTCTTGGGTCCTTGATCGCGATCAAATGATCCTCGTCCCCTTCCGCCTCTTTTCCCCGATGTATGCTCCATGTTGATGAACTCAGAAAGTTCGACTTGGGCTTGCTGGTCACCATGTGGGTTTGTATTGGAATCTAGCTTTGTATGTAGCCGTCGATTCGTATATTTGCCTCTACAAACTATTTGATACACGAGTATTTTTAACCCAACGCATTTAAATATATGATAATATAAGGTACATTATTTTCTGTATTATCAAAAACTGGTTGCAAATAGTTTTTTTAAGGATGAACTGGGATTGATCAAGATCAAGATATGCCAGCTCTGCATTTCCTTTCGTAATGGTGAAAACGGAGTGAGGTTTAGAGGACGAAGTGAACGAATATTCGTCATATAAACAACCCGTCAAAATGTCTTTTCGGTACATCTCCGCTGTTCGGAGGGGAGAGCGGCTGCTACAAAGAACGATGTGCAGAAACATTTCGTCACACGAGGTATGTCGATTGCTTAAAACTCCAGTGACTGTCCTGAATGTACGTATGCGTCGTCTGCAGCCGACACAGCACAGCAGTGTTGTAAAACGACTGCCTGTGTCATGCTGATGAAATAACACAAAAACCGAAATCTTTCTGTTACAAGTTTCTCTTATGAAATAATTTTATATGTAGGTGCTGGGAGACTCTGTTGCTACGACTGGCATCGTGTTCCGTAGAAACTGACATTTTGATCATTGTTGAAACTTCCAGATAGAACTTTCTGAACATTgaataacattaacaacaacaaaaacacacgtgagccaaaaactcaAATGTATACAGTTATGTATCATTCTACTCTTGTACGGGTTAAAAGCCCTCCTACAAGGAAAAGTACCGGACACAACTGCATCCATATAATTTGTAGTATACTTACAGTTACACTAAGTTACAGCTGGTGTGCGTTCTAAATTCAAAGATTTTCAAAAAATTATATTGCATAATCTCCTGTGTTCTCCATTCTTTGGCTATTTGTACGTGAGGTTGTTTGTCTGTGCTTTAATGTTCTTTGGTCAATATTTTTTACCTtataaatctatatatatatattacggcttgtgtctgtgtgtgtgtttgcgatgcacgcccaaagttctcgatggatctgcttcagaTTTGGTGGGcatagaccccggacacaacctggtcgatgagaattttcaacacgtgctctcagcgcgcagtgctgaaccgattttggtttttctgttcatcttcccagatccattcccagtaactcttccttatcttctccagtgttttgcgtttatctcccttccttcgtgtggcgtcaatccatattccagTTATtgtttttagaaggtcactgtccacaacgctttcatcccggcgaagccggatattcgcattactatttttagaaggtcactgtccacagcgctttcatcccggcaaagccgggtatttctctacttcgccgggtacccggcaaagccggatATTTGGCTCTACTTCTTGGCGAGggatacccggcgaagcgggtaaattccgtaatcatctagtataaaATGAATGTTGATACAGAACAAATAGAATGTCTAACTCTAAAGCAGCTCGTCCACAGAAGGTCTGAAGCAGCTGCTCCTTTGAAGCTTATTCAGAACGGAGTGGCTCGGGAACCGACTAGTCAGTTAAGGAGCCCCCAGGCTTGGGAACTGACAGTCACCAGTAGCTCTcaaaatagattttttttttctcgcacTGACATCACTTGTGCTTGGCACAGTATAGTGCTCCGAACGATTGATAGTGAGGTCGAGGGTCCGAGCCCTGCCATTGCTGTTTGATTtgttaaatttatttttttacttaaaATTAAATCTTTCAACCATTTTGTTTCCCTTCTTAACGTCTTCTTTTTGTTATTTTACTCTATTCTTCTTTATTCCAACGCGTTTCGTTGATCGAGTCACAGATTCCATTCCGAGTCTGCCATGAATGAATTCGTCCGCGAACCAAGCAGTGCGAATCACTAGTTCTGAGGCTAAAAGCAGTATTTATCAACAAAATccagtatatatataataaaaatATCTTTAACGTGGGAAAAAAGCAAACTTTTTTTCAGTTATAACAAAACATCTGTCTGCTGCGCATCGAGTTATTCAACAGAGCTGCATAAAACCTGCAAACCGCATCCCTCGCTTTGGTCAGATGCTTATGATTGTGCTGTTGCGGAGATACAGTTTAACACTTGACAACCATAAATCTTTCTCCAAAAAAGCGAAGACCACAGTTGTTTGAATTGAACTTAAAAAAAGGAATCTTTCTAAATGATTCATTGgacctaaaaaaaataaaggtagCTTGCGGAGATTGAGTGCTGGTCCATGAGCCTGGGGACTCCATAGCCGGTTCTCCAGCCACGGCCTGGTCAGAATGGTGAATGTGGATGTATTCCTTTGATACACAATGCAGGTCATGTGTATTTATTCTTTCTACGGTATAAACTGTCCTGTTCAGCAGACGAGGGGTTTTGTACTTCAAAGCTGCATTATTGTTACACAGCTACCGTCCAATAAATCATCATGGGTTACTTTAACGTGTCAATAGATGCAGCGAGCCATACATCTGCTGAGCCGACACTCAGCCCCCGAGACCCTGAACTCCCTCATCAGAGGATGGACGGTGGTGCGGCAGAAGATGCCAAAAGGCTTTGAGAAGTTCTTCCCCAAGCAAGGAAAGCAGGCTGCAGAGGGAAATGCTAAACAGACACCTAAAGGTAAACCCTCTTGTCCAGTTCTACGTATCTCATGTTTGTAAAGTGAGATGTAAAACCACAGGTCCATTTGCAGTAACTTTTTGATCAGCTCTTCACTGCCTTGGTTTACATATATGAATCATTGACTTCTAAGTGCTTACACATTACTGGTAGAGCTTATGATCTCATGCCTTTTCTTAGACTTGAGATTTTTGAATAAATTTAAAAACCCTGGGTGAAGaggttttgtgtttttgttagtCAATAGAAGCACTAAAAAAAGTCAATTAGCGATTTCAGTAAAAATGTAGATTTTAGTATCCCATGTCTGTTTTCTGTTACAGCATGTACTTTGCAGCAAGAGGGTGTACTAGAGTCGTATCATGTTTGAACAGTGCATAATAGTTTTCAGCCATGACAGTGTGGGCTCTCACTGTTGCAGAAGCCCCCAAAACAGACGCACCCCCTCCCTCAaagtattgttattgttattgttattgaaaTTATGACAGTGTGGACTCTCTGTTGCAGAAGCCCCCAAAACAGACGGACCCCCTCCCTCCAGATCTGCCCAACGCCAGCAGACAGCACGGGGTGAAAAGAAACCTGAGTTCAACTTCAGCATGGGAAAGTAAGTGGGCTTTTGTCTTGTTGGTAGTGATGTTGGCGTTGTAGTTTTTTTGCAGTATGATTATAAAGCTTTAACTATTTTATTTTAGatttatgttgtttgttttgctggtggtggtggaatTGTTCCCAGAAACTTCCATAACATTAGAGATGTTGTGGCATATGTTTCTTTcacttctttgttcatgggctgaaactcccacagctttacatgtatgaccgtttgtaccccaccatttaggcagccatacgctgctttcagggaatttttgtgtttccatagcccaccaaactctgacatggattacagaattttttccgtgcgcacttggtcttgtgcttgcgtgtacacacgaagggggataaggcactagcagtgACATTCGTCATATTGATTCCACCCCAGCCTTCAAGAAAGCTTTAAAATCCCATCCGGTAGCTCATGttggtagagcattggacttgtgatcggaaggtcgcaggttcgaattcgggccgggacggacacgggtcaactttatgtgcagacccagagacggaagccatgtcccacccccgtgtcatcacaatggcacataaaagaccttggtcattctgccataagtgaaGGTGGCTgactaaacacgcagacacctgggtagcgcgactccgttgctgctagctttccactgggaggaagcgacccgaatttcccagcgatgggacaataaagtaatgaaaatgaatgaaaaatCTTAATGCCTAAGCAAACAAATCGTCAGACCTTGctgtatagtgtgtgtgtgtatgtgtgtgtgtgtgaatatatatTTGTCATTGTGGACTGTACATGTGTTTATTGTCCTCAAGCTTGCTTCACATGTTGTTGATATATATACGTCATGTTTaacatgtgatttatgcaaAATCATTATTATGTGCATTGGCCATTGTATGCTTTAACTTagatgttgtgttgttgttattttattttactgattcCTAATCATGTTCACAAAAGATGTTATTATGCGTTGATATTGTGGATTGTATTTCGTAGTTTGATATTGTGGATTGTATTTCGTAGTTTGATATTGTGGATTGTATTTCGTAGTTTGATATTGTGGATTGTATTTCGTATTTTGATATTGTTAACtaaagaccccccgcgggttagggggagtcccatattggttgggacaagaaagaatttacccgatgctacccagcatgtcgtaagaggcgactaacggttctgtttctccttttacccttgttaagtgtttcttgtatagaatatagtcaatgtttgtaaagattttagtcaagcagtatgtaagaaatgttaagtcctttgtactggaaacttgcattctcccagtaaggtcatatattgtactacgttgcaagcccctggagcaattttttgattagtgcttttgtgaacaagaaacaattaacaagtggctctatcccatctcccccctttccccgtcgcgatataaccttgaatggttgaaaacgacgttaaacaccaaataaagaaagaaagaaagttaactAAAGCGTGGAGAGCACAGAAATATTCTGTGGTCCTCGCTAATAAGTGAtcattactattattattgttatacctttcatttaaAACCTTACCTCCTGAAGGCATTGTCTTTTAATAGCATCTGCATGATGATGATACATTTCATAGCTGTATACTTTTTAACATCTAGCTCTTTTTTTTCCAGAGGTCGCAACCCTTTTAGTGACCCTAATGACCCAAACACCAAAGTGCTGATTGGCTTGATTACTGGAGTGGGGCTTGTGGGACTGATCGGGCTGTACCAAAACCAGTACCGCGAGATTACGTATAAAGACTTCCTCAACAGCTACTTGTCGAGAGGAGTTGTAAGTTGTTTTTTAGTACTTTGAAAAGAGAGTAAGAATTTGATGGTTAAAAGGTTTGATTTAACATTTAAGTGAACTCGCCATAATTATGGAGTCCTTCAAGAGAGCATGTAAAGCACTCAGTTTGATTGCAGTTTGTGTAGCCTTATTTAATTTGGTATTTGTTTTATAGGTTAGAGTATTTTGGCAGTGGCCTTTTATTAGTTGATCAAATATTGAAGAAACAGGAACTCTTCATTCTCCAGTCATATGCACCCAACATTGTTTTTAGTAATACCGTACGAACCAAATTGTTGTCCATTTTGAGTCAGTGCCACTTCTGTGGTAGGTTCTGAGTTTAGGTAAATTTCATAGCAGTTACACATACTTTGCTTCTTCTGTCCAGAATTGGTGAGATGAATCTGATGTAGTCCCTTATATCTTTGCCACTGTCAATAAATGGAAGTGAAAACCAGATTGCTAGATAAACGCTGGCTCATTAAGGCATGGTGAATTGTTTTTTGGAAACCAAGTTCTAAAAATTGTGGacagtcatacagtggaaccccccttttaagatctccaAATATTTGAGAAAACCACGTCTTAACACTttttaccccacctatgttgaccaagttgcTGCAGctggtcactcagaattgtagtaactgtgtagaaactgtgtatcaacatgtAGGAATGCAGACGTtatacctggtcagatagagccatgtgAGTGggtgcggatatatccgtactgggagacaatgagttaaaaaggaggtagtcttaaaatgggtgtcttaaaagagaggttccactgtaataccaCTGTTGATCAGACCCAGGTCTTCATAAGcctttacaaaaaaagagttgtCCCAGTAGCTACAACCATCAAAGTACATGTGTGTATCTTTTGCTTATGCAGGTTGAGAAGCTGGAAGTAGTCAACAAGAAGTGGGTGAGAGTCAAGCTGATGCCAGGAACGCAAGTGGATGGATCTGTAAGTACAGCGCAATTGTTATAATCTAATCATAAATGGATAGGTAActaaatctgtgtgtgtgtagttattGAAGAGGGGTTCTTACATAGTAACTTATGTCTGTGTTTGGATGCAAATGTGGCATTAGCCAGTATTTGGCCAATATACAAAATCTCTAAACGCCAGCAATGAAATTGGCTAGTATACATACCGatttatttttcaatttaccttttttgactcacatgcgaagcaaaagtgagtctatgtactcacccgagtcgtccgtccgtccggacgtccggaaaactttaacgttggatatttcttggacactattcagtctatcagtaccaaatttggcaagatggtgtatgatgacaagccccccaaaaacatacatagcatcttgaccttgcttcaaggtcaaggtcgcaggggccataaatgttgcctaaaaaacagctatttttcacatttttcccattttctctgaagtttttgagattcaatacctcacctatatatgatatatagggcaaagtaagccccatcttttgataccagtttgttttaccttgcttcaaggtcaaggtcacaggagctcttcaaagttggattgtatacatattttgaagtgaccttgaccctgaactatggaagataactgtttcaaacttaaaaattatgtggggcacatgttatgctttcatcatgagacacatttggtcacatatgatcaaggtcaaggtcactttgacccttatgaaatgtgaccaaaataaggtagtgaaccactaaaagtgaccatatctcatggtagaaagagccaataagcaccattgtacttcctatgtcttgaattaacagctttgtgttgcatgaccttggatgaccttgaccttgggtcaaggtcacatgtattttggtaggaaaaatgtgtaaagcagttctgagtgtatgatgtcattgctaggtttagttattcgaccttgaccctgaaggtcaaggtcatgtcaagggcaagcatgtgagtcgtatgggctttgcccttcttgttttttattgttGACAAATATATTGTAATCACCAAGGTTTAGGCTTGGTTTGACTGGTCCATGTAACATAGTGGCTGATTTCTGTAAGAGTCTGGATTTGTACATGTAAAGAGATAACAGTTTTGAAAATGCCTAGCACGGTTTCTGTTGTATGTATCCAGAGTGTCCTGTGGTTCAACATTGGCAGTGTGGAGTCGTTCGAAAGGAGTCTGGAAAATGCACAGCAGGAAATGAACATAGAGCCTGCCAACTATGTCAGTGTGGTCTATAAGACTGAAACAGAAATGTAAGTTTATTTATGTAGAATTCTACAATAGCTCATACGTATACACATTACTGTACATTAGTTTAAgatttatttaaaaacaaaaatgtttaacaaaTGAATTGAGACAATCCCAGTATAAAATGTTGAAACTGTTCAGGATGAATGGGGATATGTGCAGTTGATAACAGTATTATTTCTTTGTTTACAGGGCTTCCATGTTGTACTCAGCCCTCAACATCCTGCTTCCCTTGGCTGTCATTATCTGGCTCTTCCGTCGTTCAGCAAACATGTTTCAGGTATGATCAATGtgttctctgtgtatgtgtgtgtgttttgggggtaTGATGATTGAGAGTTGGAAGTAATCAGGGttgggatcttcttctt carries:
- the LOC138964617 gene encoding nucleolar protein 9-like, whose protein sequence is MEHTSGKRGGRGRGSFDRDQGPKNKKGYLDENTMTYYRRVSDTLSEFQDKNDEEKSIFLNNAFTILTEEVVKVAQNQTVSTIIESLIAVASPSNLRVLFVAAVSDLTVAFLDRFASHVFESLVQKLPLFFNQPTHGAEDDEEDDVSQDVFLESFETVWQFVDSHFETLVTHVYGSHVLRALLEALSGVPVAHELKKSQRSGYGRKGKDQVAPVQKTGLPDEFKPLFDKYTEKLFRTCDYEVHLKDPFFSLLMQAVLMMWQKTESKLCQKHCKKILHRVVQTCASPETDKPQDRIPDVAQDTVGSHLLEVIFKLSCVEILQEVFDTLLQGKLLYYAIHPVANYVLQSFISAVKEKAVMESLFDELCKNMEDILAVGHLGLVTCLAETCQRLRLKQDELIVTLMEAFHCKEPEERQKSLAKLLASLTTYDVFFKLDAETGKPPEGAEEVKLKGPINIHGSLLLQQLLQFQKPKDAALGILAMQPEELQVLCCDPSGSHIVDVYFSASTVLEKNKDIFLKKMKGLLVDTACNRNGSRCLESVWKNLGVKNRTKVAEELAESDRLRSDRFGHFLFYNFSLALFSADRKLWLERQGVESKRKRMMKELLHSAESPEKKRKGGAQDLITQEEEDGEEDSVTTMFMKHKKDNHTKQQAKKQKRSEDECDDDESPPLRTKQEHHITGEKQKKKKKKDKAKALAIELCESEEESESLVKQEKEKAKRKKGKKKAVCVLITQVLESEEDSTIPKRKKSKVKDKKEHAADKKMKKMKKRQTVN